TTATAAATCAATTTAAGAGTTTCCTACAGATAGCTTAGTCAAATCAACCGTACTTAACTCTTTTAAGAAAACCAAGTATGCGAATTCTATTGCCAAAAATTTgcaattgaaaattttaaaacacagcaTGTCTTTTAGCATTTAAAACACAACAGCTTATGCAATAATAAAGATCTCAAATCTCCTTACTGAAAAGATTTTAAACCTTCAACTCAGGTTGAAGTAGTGTTCTTCTAAATAAAGGATAATTATTTAAACAATAGATTAGGAGGTAGTTCACATTAAGACATGTAAGAACcaaggttttttggtttttttttttttttttttgacaactaAGCCTTTTAGAAGAACAGAACATAGCCTAAATCTAATTCTAAATTATTTCCCTAACAAGAAAAGCTTCTTAAgtacagaggaaagaaaagagacatcCTCCAGGTTAGGATAGCTTTCACAGAAAAAGGATTTTCAAAAATCTGAATAACTAGTTAATGGGAACGATGAATATCactaacatttaagaaaaaacttCAATAGTTACATACAAATAAATCACTGTCTaccatgtcttcttttaaaaaaacccgCTGATTAATCAATCTTGTGTCACTACAatccacatttttatattttccttcacaACTAAAATGGATATAAAACCTAGCATTTATCTGAATTGGGGATGAGGTTACGGGGTAGAGAAATTCACCCCTACCAACACGTATATCTACATTTAGAACTTTTTTCTGATAATTCCATTTTCTGACCTTTTTGGGTCAGACAAAAATATCAGTATGCTTATAAACGACTgagtaaaaaaaagagaaaaatcaaacgAAAGCTGAAAATTGAAGCTTAACAATTTTGGCCATCAGTTATCTACTTGAGAACTTGCAGGAACATTTGAAcgtaaaattttgttttgcacCATGTTGACACCAATTCCTCTCTTAAAGAGATTGATCAGCAGACATAACTTGTCTACTTTATGGCAAGAACCCTGTGAGCAAGACCTGTGTCTAATACTATGGTCTGGTACACTGTTCACTGCATTGCTTTAGCAACTTCAAAACTCAAATTCTTTAACAGAAGATTCAGTTTGAAGAATAGGGCTCTTTGTTAGTACTTCTGCTTTTAACTCTTTAATCTCAAGCTAACACTTAACGAATTTACAAATAAGGCAGCACAACTTTTGACTATGTAAGTAAGGGTATCATTTATTGTAATATAAGAACATATTCTAAAACAGCTGAATGACCATGCACAACACAATATGATATTATGAGACATTATACTCTCctgaatttatataatttttcgtTAAGATATCTGTTAATGagcaacattattttaaaaatgttaaataaaatcctCACCGTTGGCCAATGGGATACTGAAAACCACTATTTAAGGAAAAAACCTGAAATGGTTACGTACAGATGTCACTTAGGTTGTCTACCTTTCCTACTTTCAAAAGGCCACTTAAACTTATTCATATAAAAAAGCACATGAATCTTTAGAGAACACATATAAATCAATGAAGATTTACATCTATTAATCTACCTTAAATGTACCAttcttaagaaacagaaaaacactgATCTTACCTTGAATAGCCATTAGAAAAAACTGTTCGACCAGGGAAGTTCAGAGTCCCCAGAGAAGTCAAGTTGTCATCTCCAGATCCTTGGCACCTATTCCAATTTTCGGAACCAACGGGAATTGGTGGAATGACATTAAAAATAGGCTTCTGATCCTGCTGTTGAGAAAGGGATGCTGTATTCATGTCATAGTGGTACATCTGTCCTCCAGAGGTACTCACACCATGAACAGAAATGGCAGACATTTTATTACCAATTATATTTGCTCCAGGAAAGCTTGCCTGACAGTAAACTGTGCCCAGTTTCTCTTGCTTAATTACCCCAGGGGTGCAGAGTTCGATGaaatcttctttttctgttttcacttgGGGCAGTGTTACATTACTGGGGCTTGACAAAACCAGATCTCCATTATCCTTAATTTTGGGTTTAGTGTCCGGTAAAATGAGAGGCTTGCAGTCCTCATTCGAGTTTCCTTCCAAAAGGAATGAATCGTCTTCTCCCGCCAGAGGAGAAAGCAAACAGTTTTCATCTATCAACAGGTCTGATCTCCAAGGACTCTCATTCGTCTCTTTACCTGGGGACCCAGAAGAAAACTCCAAATCCTGCAAAATGTCAAAGGTGCTTTGGTCTGTGGTATACAATTTCACATTGCCACCGTTGGTGCCAGTCTGGCCCTTCAAATGTTGCTGTTCTGAAGATACATCAGAGTGAGTTTTTGGAAACTCCTTCTCTGTGGGGGCAGCAGACACAGCAGTGGATGCTGAACTCTTGGGGTTCTCTGGAACACTGGTCGACCTATTGAGGTTTGCAATGCTTTCTTCCAAAAGCTTTAAGTCTGTTTCCCCCGAGGAAAGGCTGATTTGGCCCTGCTGTGGGAATCCCAGGTCATTTCCCATCACTTTTGTTTCTGTCTCTCCCATATACAGTCCCATTGAGAGTGAAACTGCTTTGGACAGATCTGGCTGCTGCGCATTGCTTACTGAGCCTTTTGGAAAATCAACCAAAAGTCTTCGCTGCTTGGAGTCTGATTGAGAAGCGACAGCCAGTGAGGGTGAAGACGCAGAAACCTTCACAGTAGCTCCTCCTCTTAGGGTTTTATAGAAGTCCATCACATCTCCCCTCTCCTGAGCAAGCACACTGCTGGGGTTTTCTTCTCTACCAGGAGTTAATGATTCTTTGGAGTCCATCAGTGAATAtcaactacaaaacaaaaaacaaaaacggggGGAAAACATCATAAGCTCTAAAGTCACATTATCTTCCTGATCCGATTAGTAAGAGGCAGCTTGTTAAATGAACCTTTTAGTTAACTCCGAATCAAATTCTTTGTTACCAGAAGAGTAGTTTCTATCTTCCAGAATAAAAAGCCATGTCCCCTGCTCCCATTCAGCATGCCACATTTAAAAGTACAATGCAATCCATTTGCACAGCTGAGGGCAAAAGTGTATCGAACTAAGCTTGGCTATTCATCCTGCCGCTCACTGAACGTGTAGCTTTGTTAATCACAGACATTATAATTCATTACATCTGATTATTCTGAAGGTTCAAGTTGATGTCAAagtatttaatttcaaaaaaaggAAGTGTGATCATTAAAATTCCTACCTCTTTTCAATCACGGCTGTTTGCTTTTCTGAGAACCAATACATATAACATTTGATAAATACTATGCTAGAATTCTCAATCCCTAATTACTTCCAAATTTCCCTCCTACCAGCTAGTCACACATCCAAACCTTTGAGTACAACCAACTGGTGAACCATGCAcgttttctttgaaaaataaacaatgctGATCTGCTTATCTTCCGACAGGCTGGGAAAAGGCTTTTTAACCCATACTTCTGACTGGATGTGCCTACCTCCAAATTTTGGATATATGAAATGAGATACACTTTATATAGGCCAactaaaatttagattttaaagagCAGAAGAGAAGGTGTAGTAGTTTCTCACTACGTTGTTAGCTTACATAACTTAAATATAGCTGACCCTTATCATAACTCACAAAAACATCTAGATTAAGCTACATTTGTTTACATTGCTTGAGATCCTCAATATGAAATGCTATTACATCTCTAAGTTCTTTCCTTTCCAAACAAATATCGAAGtactgaaaaatggaaaaacacagaACCGTAAAATCACATTCATATAAATTCAGGTACAACTGTATCCagtaaaatgttcaaaataattttctctgcCTTCACCTATCCAAACCTTCACCTATCCCAATTCTCAGCCTATTCTCAAGAGAGTAAGACTGTTAGTATATCGTTAATCAGGGTGTTTTAAGAGATGGGCTAAGACGGAGAAGCGCATTTGGGACACTATAGTCAAATCCCGTCCAATAAAAGGTAACTTTTCCTATGCGATGACGTTAGGCAGCATAAATGTCACTGGCCCTCACTGAAAAGTGAATATGAAGGTAGAGAGAGGGGTGTGGACTTGCCACTACAAATCTTGAGGGTAAACTGCTTATCTCCCCACCTCTCTGCCCCGTTTATCTGAGGCGATAACGATCTCTAAACACGAGGTATCGAATGGAGCCCAATGAATTTCCATGCCGCTTTTTTGACAGCTGCCTTCAAACCCGAAACCAAAACAATATTTCCTAAAACGAAAACGCTCCCTCAAGCGACATTATCCCCCAGTTTAAGTTGCAAATAACCCAGCCACATTAATTGGCCCTAATGAACCATGCCAGAGGGTCTTAAGTGGTATTACAAGGTTGCAATTATCAAGTCTGCAACCCCAAACGTCAAACTAGCACTTGTAAAAATCGCAGCACAAAACCATTACGGTTACAGGGGGTCTTTTTCTAAAAGGGGCCACTTAGAAACCTCAGGCGCGAATTAACAACAAACGCTAAAGAGCAAGCCCTTGCGGGGCGGgggtggagaagagaaaaaagtgcGAGGTTAAAAGAGAAGTACGTCCAGACCTGTTGAGTTCTCTCTCCGACACGCCCACTTCTAACAGATAACGCCGGCCCCGGCCGCAGTCTCCAAGTTGCGGGCTGTCAGCCCCCCGCGTGTGCACCCTCACGCGCCCCGCACGCCCTCCTCAAGCCAGGCGCC
The genomic region above belongs to Homo sapiens chromosome 5, GRCh38.p14 Primary Assembly and contains:
- the NR3C1 gene encoding glucocorticoid receptor isoform alpha (isoform alpha is encoded by transcript variant 2), with translation MDSKESLTPGREENPSSVLAQERGDVMDFYKTLRGGATVKVSASSPSLAVASQSDSKQRRLLVDFPKGSVSNAQQPDLSKAVSLSMGLYMGETETKVMGNDLGFPQQGQISLSSGETDLKLLEESIANLNRSTSVPENPKSSASTAVSAAPTEKEFPKTHSDVSSEQQHLKGQTGTNGGNVKLYTTDQSTFDILQDLEFSSGSPGKETNESPWRSDLLIDENCLLSPLAGEDDSFLLEGNSNEDCKPLILPDTKPKIKDNGDLVLSSPSNVTLPQVKTEKEDFIELCTPGVIKQEKLGTVYCQASFPGANIIGNKMSAISVHGVSTSGGQMYHYDMNTASLSQQQDQKPIFNVIPPIPVGSENWNRCQGSGDDNLTSLGTLNFPGRTVFSNGYSSPSMRPDVSSPPSSSSTATTGPPPKLCLVCSDEASGCHYGVLTCGSCKVFFKRAVEGQHNYLCAGRNDCIIDKIRRKNCPACRYRKCLQAGMNLEARKTKKKIKGIQQATTGVSQETSENPGNKTIVPATLPQLTPTLVSLLEVIEPEVLYAGYDSSVPDSTWRIMTTLNMLGGRQVIAAVKWAKAIPGFRNLHLDDQMTLLQYSWMFLMAFALGWRSYRQSSANLLCFAPDLIINEQRMTLPCMYDQCKHMLYVSSELHRLQVSYEEYLCMKTLLLLSSVPKDGLKSQELFDEIRMTYIKELGKAIVKREGNSSQNWQRFYQLTKLLDSMHEVVENLLNYCFQTFLDKTMSIEFPEMLAEIITNQIPKYSNGNIKKLLFHQK
- the NR3C1 gene encoding glucocorticoid receptor isoform gamma (isoform gamma is encoded by transcript variant 12), producing MDSKESLTPGREENPSSVLAQERGDVMDFYKTLRGGATVKVSASSPSLAVASQSDSKQRRLLVDFPKGSVSNAQQPDLSKAVSLSMGLYMGETETKVMGNDLGFPQQGQISLSSGETDLKLLEESIANLNRSTSVPENPKSSASTAVSAAPTEKEFPKTHSDVSSEQQHLKGQTGTNGGNVKLYTTDQSTFDILQDLEFSSGSPGKETNESPWRSDLLIDENCLLSPLAGEDDSFLLEGNSNEDCKPLILPDTKPKIKDNGDLVLSSPSNVTLPQVKTEKEDFIELCTPGVIKQEKLGTVYCQASFPGANIIGNKMSAISVHGVSTSGGQMYHYDMNTASLSQQQDQKPIFNVIPPIPVGSENWNRCQGSGDDNLTSLGTLNFPGRTVFSNGYSSPSMRPDVSSPPSSSSTATTGPPPKLCLVCSDEASGCHYGVLTCGSCKVFFKRAVEGRQHNYLCAGRNDCIIDKIRRKNCPACRYRKCLQAGMNLEARKTKKKIKGIQQATTGVSQETSENPGNKTIVPATLPQLTPTLVSLLEVIEPEVLYAGYDSSVPDSTWRIMTTLNMLGGRQVIAAVKWAKAIPGFRNLHLDDQMTLLQYSWMFLMAFALGWRSYRQSSANLLCFAPDLIINEQRMTLPCMYDQCKHMLYVSSELHRLQVSYEEYLCMKTLLLLSSVPKDGLKSQELFDEIRMTYIKELGKAIVKREGNSSQNWQRFYQLTKLLDSMHEVVENLLNYCFQTFLDKTMSIEFPEMLAEIITNQIPKYSNGNIKKLLFHQK
- the NR3C1 gene encoding glucocorticoid receptor isoform GR-P (isoform GR-P is encoded by transcript variant 8), with the protein product MDSKESLTPGREENPSSVLAQERGDVMDFYKTLRGGATVKVSASSPSLAVASQSDSKQRRLLVDFPKGSVSNAQQPDLSKAVSLSMGLYMGETETKVMGNDLGFPQQGQISLSSGETDLKLLEESIANLNRSTSVPENPKSSASTAVSAAPTEKEFPKTHSDVSSEQQHLKGQTGTNGGNVKLYTTDQSTFDILQDLEFSSGSPGKETNESPWRSDLLIDENCLLSPLAGEDDSFLLEGNSNEDCKPLILPDTKPKIKDNGDLVLSSPSNVTLPQVKTEKEDFIELCTPGVIKQEKLGTVYCQASFPGANIIGNKMSAISVHGVSTSGGQMYHYDMNTASLSQQQDQKPIFNVIPPIPVGSENWNRCQGSGDDNLTSLGTLNFPGRTVFSNGYSSPSMRPDVSSPPSSSSTATTGPPPKLCLVCSDEASGCHYGVLTCGSCKVFFKRAVEGQHNYLCAGRNDCIIDKIRRKNCPACRYRKCLQAGMNLEARKTKKKIKGIQQATTGVSQETSENPGNKTIVPATLPQLTPTLVSLLEVIEPEVLYAGYDSSVPDSTWRIMTTLNMLGGRQVIAAVKWAKAIPGFRNLHLDDQMTLLQYSWMFLMAFALGWRSYRQSSANLLCFAPDLIINEQRMTLPCMYDQCKHMLYVSSELHRLQVSYEEYLCMKTLLLLSSGW
- the NR3C1 gene encoding glucocorticoid receptor isoform beta (isoform beta is encoded by transcript variant 6), giving the protein MDSKESLTPGREENPSSVLAQERGDVMDFYKTLRGGATVKVSASSPSLAVASQSDSKQRRLLVDFPKGSVSNAQQPDLSKAVSLSMGLYMGETETKVMGNDLGFPQQGQISLSSGETDLKLLEESIANLNRSTSVPENPKSSASTAVSAAPTEKEFPKTHSDVSSEQQHLKGQTGTNGGNVKLYTTDQSTFDILQDLEFSSGSPGKETNESPWRSDLLIDENCLLSPLAGEDDSFLLEGNSNEDCKPLILPDTKPKIKDNGDLVLSSPSNVTLPQVKTEKEDFIELCTPGVIKQEKLGTVYCQASFPGANIIGNKMSAISVHGVSTSGGQMYHYDMNTASLSQQQDQKPIFNVIPPIPVGSENWNRCQGSGDDNLTSLGTLNFPGRTVFSNGYSSPSMRPDVSSPPSSSSTATTGPPPKLCLVCSDEASGCHYGVLTCGSCKVFFKRAVEGQHNYLCAGRNDCIIDKIRRKNCPACRYRKCLQAGMNLEARKTKKKIKGIQQATTGVSQETSENPGNKTIVPATLPQLTPTLVSLLEVIEPEVLYAGYDSSVPDSTWRIMTTLNMLGGRQVIAAVKWAKAIPGFRNLHLDDQMTLLQYSWMFLMAFALGWRSYRQSSANLLCFAPDLIINEQRMTLPCMYDQCKHMLYVSSELHRLQVSYEEYLCMKTLLLLSSVPKDGLKSQELFDEIRMTYIKELGKAIVKREGNSSQNWQRFYQLTKLLDSMHENVMWLKPESTSHTLI